A window of Longispora fulva contains these coding sequences:
- a CDS encoding DEDD exonuclease domain-containing protein — translation MLQTTIDDLGEPLREVTFVVVDLETTGGSPQGSEITEIGAVKVRGGEVLGEFSTLVNPGGPIPPYISVLTGITDAMVIEAPPIAEVLPQFLAWAEGAVLVAHNAPFDIGFLKAACARTGRAWPGARTLDTVPLARRTLTRDEVPNCKLGTLAAFFRADTEPIHRALDDARATVDVLHGLLGRLKHVDTFDELTAYMKISDPERRGKKHLARGIPHAPGVYVFRDAADLPLYVGTSSDLATRVNSYFTASENRARMTSMIRLAERIEAVECAHALEAEVRELRMIVAHQPPYNKRSKYPRRPPRPVKDLDAHVKRHLGRIDRLSTAQRYEEAALERTKLARTLRGAIRVARLGALAAVGELVAARPTSAGGWEISVIRHGRLAAAGTSPPRQHPRPTLDLLLRTAETVLGPTEALEETDLLHTWLERPETRLVSSTAGWSTPTDGALRWTDLLARAEIHTNKWSTTERLDR, via the coding sequence GTGCTGCAGACGACCATCGACGACCTCGGCGAGCCGCTGCGCGAGGTGACCTTCGTGGTCGTGGACCTGGAGACGACCGGCGGTTCGCCGCAGGGCTCGGAGATCACCGAGATCGGCGCGGTGAAGGTGCGCGGCGGCGAGGTGCTCGGGGAGTTCTCGACGCTGGTCAACCCGGGCGGCCCGATCCCGCCGTACATCTCGGTGCTGACCGGGATCACCGACGCGATGGTGATCGAGGCGCCGCCGATCGCCGAGGTGCTGCCGCAGTTCCTGGCATGGGCCGAGGGCGCGGTGCTCGTCGCGCACAACGCGCCGTTCGACATCGGCTTCCTGAAGGCCGCGTGCGCCCGGACCGGGCGGGCCTGGCCCGGCGCGCGCACCCTGGACACGGTGCCGCTGGCGCGCAGGACCCTGACCCGCGACGAGGTGCCCAACTGCAAGCTCGGCACCCTGGCCGCGTTCTTCCGCGCGGACACCGAGCCGATCCACCGGGCGCTCGACGACGCCCGCGCGACCGTGGACGTGCTGCACGGCCTGCTCGGCCGGTTGAAGCACGTCGACACGTTCGACGAACTGACGGCCTACATGAAGATCTCCGACCCGGAACGGCGGGGCAAGAAGCACCTGGCCAGGGGCATCCCGCACGCCCCCGGCGTCTACGTGTTCCGCGACGCCGCCGACCTCCCGCTGTATGTGGGGACCAGCTCGGACCTGGCCACTCGGGTGAACAGCTACTTCACCGCGTCGGAGAACCGGGCGAGAATGACCTCGATGATCAGGCTGGCCGAGCGGATCGAGGCCGTGGAGTGCGCGCACGCCCTGGAGGCGGAGGTCCGGGAGCTGCGCATGATCGTGGCGCACCAGCCGCCGTACAACAAGAGGTCGAAGTACCCGCGCCGGCCGCCCCGGCCGGTGAAGGATCTCGACGCCCACGTCAAGCGGCACCTCGGCCGGATCGACCGGCTCTCCACCGCCCAGCGGTACGAGGAGGCGGCCCTCGAGCGGACCAAACTCGCCCGGACGCTGCGCGGCGCGATCCGGGTGGCCCGGCTGGGCGCGCTCGCCGCCGTCGGGGAGCTCGTCGCGGCCCGGCCGACGTCGGCGGGCGGCTGGGAGATCAGCGTGATCCGGCACGGCCGGCTGGCGGCCGCGGGCACCTCGCCGCCCCGCCAGCATCCCCGGCCGACCCTCGATCTCCTGTTGCGGACCGCCGAGACCGTCCTCGGACCGACCGAGGCGTTGGAAGAGACCGATCTGTTACACACGTGGCTGGAGCGGCCCGAAACCCGCTTGGTGTCCAGTACAGCGGGGTGGTCGACCCCCACGGACGGGGCTCTGCGGTGGACCGATCTACTCGCCAGGGCGGAAATACATACCAACAAGTGGTCGACCACGGAGCGTTTGGATCGTTAG
- a CDS encoding NYN domain-containing protein, which produces MTGEEYTPDIPDAEPQLPEPVRQRVIALVAGALSGLPFDEVPAALKKIARFAPNRRARLGGPLLAAHVAADPLFRQRIGKKVLEEAGELGEALLEGACPAAADPVEVAALAYLTRPDGWIDLVEATAVAVRAEADSAAVEERIHTAEARANRAEHERNTTRVELDRARDELAKLRTEANQLREETRALTRAAQEAERREKKATEILGTEKGRWTKAAADHDAELRRMRAKVTDLEGALETARHTGRDARALGDARTWLLLETISQAAQGLRRELSLEPTTRLPADFVAEVSADLPDKLASSARALEANDPARLDQLLSLPRVHLVVDGYNVTKTGFGELSLEQQRTRLVTGLGGIAAQTGAEVTCVFDGAERMHGLPPTPRGVRVLFSKKGETADELIRRLVRAEPSGRPVVVISTDREVADGVRRHGAYPLSSETLLRRLNRK; this is translated from the coding sequence ATGACGGGCGAGGAGTACACCCCGGACATTCCCGACGCCGAGCCGCAGTTGCCCGAGCCGGTCCGGCAGCGGGTCATCGCGCTGGTCGCCGGGGCTTTGTCGGGTTTGCCGTTCGACGAGGTGCCTGCCGCACTCAAGAAGATCGCCAGGTTCGCCCCGAATCGTCGGGCCCGGCTCGGCGGCCCGCTGCTCGCCGCGCACGTCGCCGCCGACCCGCTGTTCCGGCAGCGGATCGGCAAGAAGGTGCTCGAAGAGGCCGGTGAGCTGGGCGAGGCGCTGCTGGAGGGCGCGTGCCCGGCGGCGGCCGACCCGGTCGAGGTCGCGGCGCTGGCGTACCTGACCCGGCCCGACGGGTGGATCGACCTCGTCGAGGCCACCGCCGTGGCCGTCCGCGCCGAGGCCGACAGCGCCGCCGTCGAGGAGCGGATCCACACCGCGGAGGCGCGGGCCAACCGGGCCGAGCACGAGCGCAACACCACCCGGGTCGAACTCGACCGGGCCCGCGACGAGCTGGCGAAGCTGCGCACCGAGGCCAACCAGCTCCGCGAGGAGACCCGGGCGCTGACCCGCGCGGCGCAGGAGGCGGAGCGCCGGGAGAAGAAGGCGACGGAGATCCTCGGTACCGAGAAGGGGCGTTGGACGAAGGCCGCCGCCGACCACGACGCCGAGTTGCGCCGGATGCGCGCCAAGGTGACCGACCTGGAGGGCGCGCTGGAGACCGCCCGGCACACCGGCCGCGACGCCCGGGCGCTCGGCGACGCGCGCACGTGGCTGCTGCTGGAGACGATCAGCCAGGCGGCCCAGGGCCTCCGCCGCGAGCTGTCCCTGGAGCCCACCACCCGGCTGCCCGCCGACTTCGTGGCCGAGGTGTCCGCCGACCTGCCCGACAAGCTCGCGTCCAGCGCCCGGGCACTGGAGGCCAACGACCCGGCCCGGCTCGACCAGCTGCTGTCGTTGCCGAGAGTTCACCTGGTCGTCGACGGGTACAACGTGACGAAGACCGGCTTCGGTGAGTTGTCATTGGAGCAGCAACGGACCCGCCTGGTGACCGGCCTCGGCGGGATCGCCGCGCAGACCGGGGCGGAGGTGACCTGCGTGTTCGACGGAGCCGAGCGGATGCACGGGCTGCCGCCCACCCCGCGCGGCGTCCGGGTGCTGTTCAGCAAGAAGGGCGAGACGGCCGACGAGCTGATCCGCCGCCTGGTCCGCGCCGAGCCCTCCGGCCGCCCCGTGGTCGTGATCTCCACCGACCGCGAGGTCGCCGACGGGGTCCGCCGGCACGGGGCGTACCCGCTGAGCTCCGAGACCCTGCTGCGGAGGCTCAACCGGAAATGA